A region of Toxorhynchites rutilus septentrionalis strain SRP chromosome 1, ASM2978413v1, whole genome shotgun sequence DNA encodes the following proteins:
- the LOC129769419 gene encoding uncharacterized protein LOC129769419, giving the protein MAGHLPVSCCVSGCKTTVKCVKNIKSLVFPFVSEKPLRNRLKDECLYRKRYQLWLETLQLQPEYASSSWICHKHFVRGRPALTRQHEDIDWVPTLELSTDPVPPPSPAYKNMSAMLEDIGPQLDTTIEPKIERRLSIDEQTSRNEGRDLVNPFCRLCLGRAAELRPLFSRQNADNRLLELIDELVCIYIDHETDYNCFICDDCEKKLEEFQSIKLRWKANDFDLKSYRQNLSTLATIYASEYMPQEQNLPNASMSESTESIIQTKNEPYIQIEFQNELEEEASDPSNEQCFSSEDLTATVSVECLNECNEADQSGVNLGQITMLPELDMKIEVEEPQLQNVASSYGIQRNDPEAATSEIEEKERLIRKVMKMIRSRFRTREKKPKWKGKKQEKHARFRE; this is encoded by the exons ATGGCCGGCCATCTTCCCGTATCATGCTGTGTTTCTGGATGTAAAACCACCgttaaatgtgtaaaaaatataaaatcgcTAGTCTTTCCTTTCGTTTCCGAGAAACCACTGAGAAATAGGCTTAAGGATGAATGTTTGTACAGAAAACGATATCAGCTTTGGCTGGAGACACTCCAACTGCAACCGGAATATGCATCTTCTTCGTGGATCTGTCACAAACATTTCGTTCGGG GGCGTCCAGCTCTTACAAGGCAACATGAGGACATTGATTGGGTTCCAACATTGGAGCTCTCTACCGATCCAGTTCCTCCACCCTCTCCTGCATATAAAAACATGAGTGCTATGCTGGAAGATATCGGACCCCAATTGGATACAACTATTGAACCGAAGATTGAGCGTAGATTATCAATCGATGAACAAACCAGTCGAAACGAAGGACGTGATCTGGTAAATCCGTTCTGTCGGCTTTGTTTGGGTAGGGCCGCAGAACTGCGTCCTCTTTTTTCACGACAAAATGCCGATAATCGCCTTCTAGAACTAATAGATGAACTCGTTTGCATTTATATTGACCACGAAACCGATTACAATTGCTTTATTTGCGACGATTGTgagaaaaaattagaggaatttCAAAGCATCAAATTGCGGTGGAAGGCAAATGACTTCGATTTAAAGTCTTACCGTCAGAATCTATCCACTCTGGCGACTATTTATGCCAGCGAATACATGCCTCAGGAACAGAACCTACCCAATGCTTCGATGTCCGAATCAACCGAATCAATTATTCAAACCAAGAACGAACCATACATCCAAATTGAGTTTCAAAATGAACTTGAAGAGGAGGCGTCCGATCCAAGTAACGAACAATGTTTTTCTTCCGAGGATTTGACAGCTACAGTATCTGTAGAGTGTTTAAATGAATGTAATGAGGCAGATCAAAGTGGAGTTAATTTAGGCCAAATAACCATGCTACCGGAGCTAGATATGAAAATAGAAGTAGAAGAGCCGCAGCTACAAAACGTTGCGAGCAGTTATGGCATCCAAAGAAATGATCCCGAAGCTGCTACATCCGAAATCGAAGAGAAAGAAAGGCTAATACGAAAGGTTATGAAAATGATTCGATCCCGATTTCGGACCCGGGAGAAGAAGCCCAAATGGAaaggaaaaaaacaggaaaagcACGCGCGCTTTAGAGAATAA